CCGACAGCATCTCGTGGACGTGCGCGATGTTGTAGCCGCGATTCAACATCGAGGTGATGAGGCGCAGCCGCGTCAGATGTGTGTCGTTGAAAAGCGCGATCCGCCCGACCCGCAACGGCGGATGCAGCAGTCCACGGTCGCGGTACACCCGGATGTTGCGGGTCGTGGTACCGGCCAGGCGCGCGAGCTCGTCGATGCGGTACTCGCCGGAAGTGGATTCGGGGTGCGGATGAAGCACGGCCGCGTCGAACAACTGCGATACGGCGGTTTCGATGACATCGCGGGAGCCGCGGCGCACACGCCGGGGAGCGCGCCGCAGGCTCTTCAGGATCGCCGAGATCGCCCCCGCCTGCTGGCGCGGTGGCTTCTCCGGCGGATTGGTCATGCGCTCGAGAGGGCACCGCTGCCCGTGCGCGCGCCGTGCTCGACGGCGACGTAGTCGGAGAAGCGGTAGTCGCGCATCTGACGAAGATACTGCGTGGCGAAGCCGGGGTACATCGAGGCGTTGAAGCCGTCGGCCGTCAGATACCAGCTGCTGCAGCCCGACATCCATGTCGTCCTGGTCAGGCGCTGCTGGATGCGGTCGTTGTAGCGCTCCTGGACGTCCTGGCGCACGTCCAGATATTTCAGGTTCTCCCGCAGGATCGTGGTGATGCCGCTGACCGCGTAGTCGAGCTGGCCCTCGACGTAGACCAGCAACGAATTGTGGCCCGGCCCGGAGTTCGGTCCCGTCATGAAAAACAGGTTCGGATAGCCGTGAGCGTTGATGCTCTTGTAGGCCTGTGCGCCCGACGCCCACTCCTGCGACAGTGAGCGGCCGCCGATGCCGGTGACCTCATACGGCGGTCCGGTCAGGTGCACGTCGTAACCGGTGGCGAAAACGACGCAGTCCAGATGATGCTCGATACCGTCGCTGGTGCGGATTCCCACCGGGCTCATCGTGGCGATCGGCCAGTCGATGAGCTTGCAGTTGTCCTTCTGCAGCGCCGGATAGTAGTCGCTGGAGACGAGCATCCGTTTGCAGCCGGGGGTGAAGTCCGGCGTCAGCTGCCGTCGCAGCCATGGATCCTTGACCTGCCTGTGCAGGTGCGCCTTGCCCAGCCTGGCGACCAGTCCGGTCAGCGGCGTGTTCCACACCAGCGCCGTCGCGCTGAGCTCGTGACCCCAGAACAATGCCTGCCGTGCAAGCTCTTGTACGGCAGGCACTTTCGCGAACAACACCTGTGCCGCGGCAGGGACGGCGGTGTCCAGACGAGGCAGCATCCAGCCCGGAGTGCGCTGGAAGACCTTCACGAACTCCGCCCGCTTGACCAGTTCGGGCACGATCTGCACAGCGCTGGCGCCGGTGCCGATGACCGCGACGCGCTTGCCGGAGAAGTCGTAATCGTGGTCCCACCGGGCGCTGTGGATCTTGTGCCCCTGGTAGGTGTCGAGGCCGCGGATGTCCGGCCATTTGTGGTCGGGCAGTGGGCCGGAGGCCATCACCACGGTGCGGGCCCGAAAACTCTCTCGCCCCTTGGTCTGCACGGTCCAGGTGCCGGTCGTCTCGTCGAACTCCAGGCCGTTGACCTCCACGCCGAATCGAATACGGCGTTCGATGCCGAACTTCTCGGTCATGTCCTCGATATGCCGGCAGATCTCGTCAGCGGGGGAGTAGGCCCGCGACCATGACGAGTTCTTCACGAACGAATACGAGTACAGCAGCGACGGAACATCACATGCCGCACCGGGATACGTGTTGTCCCGCCAGGTACCGCCGACGCGGTCGCTGCGCTCCAGGATGACGAAGTCGTCGACGTCGGCCTCGCTGAGCTTGATCGCCGCACCTATGCCGGTGAATCCGGCGCCGACGATCAGGGTGTCGTAGGTGTGGGTGCCCACGCTCATGTTCATCGTCACGCCGCCGGCTCGTGGGTGACCTCTTTGACCCAGCTCGGGACCGAGGGCAGCAGTGGCCGCGGATACCGGTCGGAGAGCCAGACCATCGAGTTGGCCAACAGGTGATACGGGTGACGTGGATTGGTCACGACTCCGGCGTAGCGCCGCAGGAACAGATATGTCGGTACCCGGTGGGTGTGCTGGCCGCGATCGCCGAGTTCCTTGAATCGCTTTACAGCTCGGTACAGCCGCTCGGGTTCCATGCCCATGGCCGTGATCTCGTTGCGGATCCTGTTGATCAGCGGTGCGCCCATGACCGCGCCGATGATGAGTCCCGGGGTGGCGTTGTGGCCGACGAAGTCGATCAGGAGCCTGCGGATCTTGGCGTGGCCGATCATGTCGAGCACCTCGAAATCGACCACCAGATGCCGGGACTCGTCGTTGTTGATCTTCTCGAACACCTGATGGCAAACGGGGTCGTGCACTTCGTCGAGCAGAAACTTCAGCAGTGCGCCGTCGAGTGCGACCTCGAGCATCGGAATGACGGTGCCCAGCAGCGAGAGCGGCATGTCGTCGGCCCAGCGGTCCAGCCAGTCGATGGCGAGCCGGATGTTGATGTTGGGTTCGGGAACTTCCCCGTCTTCGAGCATGCCCCAGCGCTTCATCAGTGCGAGTTCGGCATTGGCGTGCCGCTGTTCCTCGGCATGGAAGTAGCGATAGATCTCGGCGATGGTCGGCGTGGGCGCCTTCTTGGCCAGCGCTGCAAAGCCACGGGCACCGATGTTCTCGATCCAGCAGAGGTCGGCCATGAAGGCCTTGAGTTTGGGTCGCTGTTCATCGGTGATCAGCTCCGCGCCCGGTGCGTCCCAGTCGATGTCGGCCAGCGCCCACTGTCGGTCCTTGATCTTGTCGAGCATCGCGTCCATATCGATCTTTGAGTTTGGGGCCATCTCGATCCTCCTACGGCGTGGTGACACGGGTGGTGAGGCCGACGGCGCGGGTGTACACCGTCGGGGCGAAACGTTTGATACCCCAGCCGATCCGGGCATCGGGTTGCGGCATGCAGTAGAGGCCGCCGCGGTCCAGGGTGTCCAGGCAGGTGCGGGCCACCCGCTCTGGTGAGAAACCGGTCCAACGCATCAGCATGTCGGCCAGTTGTGTTGACCTGTCGGAGATCCGACCCGCGTCGACGATATTCGTCTTGACGAACGTCGGGCACAGCACGGTGACGTTGACGCCGGTGCCGGACAGCTCGGCGGCCAGCGTCTCGGACAGCGACAGCGTGCCGGCCTTGCTGACGTTGTATGCCGCCATCCCGGGCGCTGCTCCGAACGCCGCGGCCGATGCGACGTTGATGATGCCGCCATATCCCGCCTCGCGCAGGATCGGTGCGAAGACGTGGCAGCCGTGGATCGGTCCCCAGAGATTGATGTCGAGCACCCATTGCCAGTCGTCGACGCTCATCTCGCCGATGGGCAGGCCGCCCGCACCGACACCGGCGTTGTTGATGACCACGGTCGGTGGGCCGTCGAACCAGGACTGTGCCTCTTTGGCCAGCGCCGTGACGTCGTCGAGTTGTGAGACGTCGCAACGTGATGCCAACGCCTCACCGCCATTGGCGATGATCGCGTCGACCGTGGCGCCGGCCGCGGTTTCGTCGATGTCGCTGCACACCACGCGCCCGCCGCGGTTGGCGAGCTCTCTTGCGAATGCCGCGCCGATACCACTGCCCGCGCCGGTGATCACCGCCGCGGCGTCGTGGCTGCGTTTCTTCGACGATCCGAACAGGCCCATGCCTGTCATCCCGCTGCCTGGTCGATGATGTTGTCGCGCAATGCTCCCGAGAGGAACGATGCGAGCCGGTGCATCGCCGGTCGCGCCTCAGGTGTCAGCCGCGGCAGCGCCTGGAAGACGTGCACCTGATCCGGCCACACCTCGAGTTCGCAGGTTCCACCCGCGGCGCGAATGTGTTCGGCCAGCGCGATGGCGTCGGCGGCCAGCATCTCGGCCCCGCCGGCCTGGATCAGCGTCGCCGGCAGAGTGCGGCCCTCAGCGACGTCGAGCTTCAGGCGGGGATGCGTCGAATCGACTCCGGCGCAGTACAACTCGATCAACCGAATGGCGTCCGCCGAGCGGATGGCCGGGTCTCGGCGAGTCCGTTCGCGTGTGCGCGCCAGGGAGAACGTCAGATCCAGGACGGGGGAGAGCAACGCGAGTGCCGCGGGATGGGTGACATCGGGCTGCAGCAACAGGTCGACGGCCAAATGGCCGCCCGCGGAATCCCCCGCGATGACGGTGCGCTGCGGCGCCATGCCCTGGTCGTGTATCAGCCATTCCCATCCGGTGCGGACATCGTCTGCCGCGGTGGGGAATCGGTGCTTGGGCGCGAGGCGGTAGTCGATGGAGAAGACCGGTAACCCGGTCAGCT
The sequence above is drawn from the Mycobacterium gallinarum genome and encodes:
- a CDS encoding ferritin-like domain-containing protein, which produces MAPNSKIDMDAMLDKIKDRQWALADIDWDAPGAELITDEQRPKLKAFMADLCWIENIGARGFAALAKKAPTPTIAEIYRYFHAEEQRHANAELALMKRWGMLEDGEVPEPNINIRLAIDWLDRWADDMPLSLLGTVIPMLEVALDGALLKFLLDEVHDPVCHQVFEKINNDESRHLVVDFEVLDMIGHAKIRRLLIDFVGHNATPGLIIGAVMGAPLINRIRNEITAMGMEPERLYRAVKRFKELGDRGQHTHRVPTYLFLRRYAGVVTNPRHPYHLLANSMVWLSDRYPRPLLPSVPSWVKEVTHEPAA
- a CDS encoding SDR family NAD(P)-dependent oxidoreductase → MGLFGSSKKRSHDAAAVITGAGSGIGAAFARELANRGGRVVCSDIDETAAGATVDAIIANGGEALASRCDVSQLDDVTALAKEAQSWFDGPPTVVINNAGVGAGGLPIGEMSVDDWQWVLDINLWGPIHGCHVFAPILREAGYGGIINVASAAAFGAAPGMAAYNVSKAGTLSLSETLAAELSGTGVNVTVLCPTFVKTNIVDAGRISDRSTQLADMLMRWTGFSPERVARTCLDTLDRGGLYCMPQPDARIGWGIKRFAPTVYTRAVGLTTRVTTP
- a CDS encoding flavin-containing monooxygenase — its product is MNMSVGTHTYDTLIVGAGFTGIGAAIKLSEADVDDFVILERSDRVGGTWRDNTYPGAACDVPSLLYSYSFVKNSSWSRAYSPADEICRHIEDMTEKFGIERRIRFGVEVNGLEFDETTGTWTVQTKGRESFRARTVVMASGPLPDHKWPDIRGLDTYQGHKIHSARWDHDYDFSGKRVAVIGTGASAVQIVPELVKRAEFVKVFQRTPGWMLPRLDTAVPAAAQVLFAKVPAVQELARQALFWGHELSATALVWNTPLTGLVARLGKAHLHRQVKDPWLRRQLTPDFTPGCKRMLVSSDYYPALQKDNCKLIDWPIATMSPVGIRTSDGIEHHLDCVVFATGYDVHLTGPPYEVTGIGGRSLSQEWASGAQAYKSINAHGYPNLFFMTGPNSGPGHNSLLVYVEGQLDYAVSGITTILRENLKYLDVRQDVQERYNDRIQQRLTRTTWMSGCSSWYLTADGFNASMYPGFATQYLRQMRDYRFSDYVAVEHGARTGSGALSSA
- a CDS encoding alpha/beta hydrolase → MPERGSLRSRSAASISAMTLRQISAVLPPDQAWGVWLSRQIVARIMDTFGPSMIGTHVRRVDTRMSDGRRVIGEWVHGPGVQRNRAEAVYFVHGSGFVLCSPRTHRRLTSWLSQLTGLPVFSIDYRLAPKHRFPTAADDVRTGWEWLIHDQGMAPQRTVIAGDSAGGHLAVDLLLQPDVTHPAALALLSPVLDLTFSLARTRERTRRDPAIRSADAIRLIELYCAGVDSTHPRLKLDVAEGRTLPATLIQAGGAEMLAADAIALAEHIRAAGGTCELEVWPDQVHVFQALPRLTPEARPAMHRLASFLSGALRDNIIDQAAG